One part of the Cyclobacteriaceae bacterium genome encodes these proteins:
- a CDS encoding ATP-binding protein, whose product MFEEYQICPYTGLRSFTEEESLYFKGREENIESATEQLQRNKFLMLTGASGDGKSSLVYAGIIPNARAGFLKSKYTQWCVADFRPERSPFKNLCKSVANQLDIANVNTVESELQHGFSALVDLYRNSKRYTDPDSVAWQQADEAGRAALKRDSANLIILVDQFEEFFTNPENYHRGAPSRDSNLVLNILLETARIALEENLPIYIVFTMRSDFIGQCAAFRGLPEYIGFSQFFVPRLNRSQLQQVIEEPATLSGNRITRRLTERLIHDLTEGVDQLPILQHALNQIWVAANNGNEEMDLIHYAMVGGMPVNELPDEHVDRFKKWFESLTPEIKDCYHEPNLQNVLDTHTNKLYEQAAQYYQTKTGQVISDDDAKAIIKVAFTCLTKIDQSRAVRNRMTLAEITNILGDKRYTSKEVGVVLNIFREPGNTFIRPFITDDPDTQTLRDDDVLDITHESLIRNWEYLEQWAKEEFDNYTVSLDFEQQLSRWVESKKSNGFLLSIGQLTYFENWYNKVKPNVYWIARYLPEDIAQNKKLTRARQVLSNSQEFLQRSARKHAVTRTVMRYGARRIAAVLGVLIVLTLSSFAVRDYFKRQNSYVLKSIYEQTLTLAANPKVNYFDRINLIVEQLKQGITTIPKVVSSINDPVEREHIAAGISTMLIFYGGDEPKKEIFESLALTDSLLSQFDYSTLSTAELSKILRRIVEFRVTLEFAYQHNPDEQIDAWRKQNAKRSADWVNYILSKQPADFHDIQNFNLALENALIHKVDEKQVAEWLAVLSPFESNEQSSWVKSNYDREKFLVRGAQDYGFRHNGLYQVLAYLYAASGNSPKSLQCMDTLLRYSQQNFQLDYATGADNAANIAAMYFRYGKTGDELGQFVQGYCRKKGISEENFYDRMIGRTLQYYLGAPSNLHLLPFFDVNSNLILQFPGRSYLTRYFQKLRTVIESTIKDRNQQYYQLALSYKNEGIMKSFNKESPLAGELPVTGYFDKAVDYFTKIDAGYLNQSETMLGVSGADQLVVPRKYLFVYPDIRYPFHPQEPRSFMFFYYSDVWMSYILDRNLFSQFYPTASELGYLTTWFKDYNQKIWAPIYFVAKPIRTEVFAKLEAEISKHNYAGAADLNWMHLYAGRDAELAGDTTGMLRYYRNLKPATFLNLLRSKEFPGQANGQSLRLIAYAVKAFAKHGYFDEGYNLLSAFKKPLNRSSVYALASVLLQLEKGDEARSQQLLDSAMVELHRVGSITTGQPHRQVVAYALTLRDPVLNSEEANRLIKNLFGKSNAQQRVTAAHGFHGKLYEGRQYFPPLISDTDQAIFNWYLLYGYRLGLNTLPESWKQVDRNIPRPQTEFIIYIDENI is encoded by the coding sequence ATGTTCGAAGAATACCAGATTTGCCCCTACACCGGCCTTCGTTCTTTTACAGAAGAGGAGTCACTATATTTTAAAGGCAGAGAAGAAAACATCGAATCGGCAACCGAGCAGTTGCAGCGCAATAAGTTTTTAATGCTCACCGGTGCTTCAGGTGATGGTAAGTCTTCGTTGGTTTATGCAGGTATCATCCCAAATGCACGTGCCGGATTTTTAAAATCAAAATATACCCAGTGGTGCGTGGCGGATTTTCGTCCAGAGCGGTCACCATTCAAGAATCTCTGTAAGTCGGTAGCCAATCAACTGGATATAGCCAATGTAAACACGGTTGAATCAGAATTGCAGCATGGCTTTTCGGCATTGGTCGATTTGTACAGAAACTCGAAGCGATATACCGATCCGGATTCTGTTGCATGGCAGCAAGCTGATGAAGCCGGCAGGGCAGCGTTGAAGCGTGATTCGGCAAACCTGATTATTCTGGTCGATCAGTTTGAGGAATTCTTCACCAATCCCGAAAATTATCACCGTGGTGCGCCTTCGCGTGATTCCAACCTGGTACTCAATATATTGCTCGAAACAGCCCGTATAGCGCTGGAGGAAAATCTCCCAATATATATAGTGTTCACCATGCGCTCTGACTTTATCGGTCAGTGTGCGGCTTTCAGGGGTTTGCCCGAGTATATCGGGTTTTCGCAATTCTTTGTTCCGCGATTGAATCGCTCCCAGCTTCAGCAGGTTATTGAAGAACCCGCCACGCTAAGTGGTAATAGAATTACCCGCAGGTTAACCGAGCGCCTGATTCATGATCTTACGGAGGGCGTGGATCAACTTCCTATTTTACAACATGCCCTGAACCAGATCTGGGTGGCCGCCAACAACGGCAACGAAGAAATGGACTTGATCCATTATGCCATGGTGGGTGGTATGCCGGTGAATGAGTTGCCTGATGAGCATGTTGATCGCTTTAAAAAATGGTTTGAATCGTTAACCCCTGAAATTAAAGATTGCTATCATGAACCGAACCTTCAGAATGTACTGGATACGCACACCAATAAACTCTATGAGCAGGCCGCACAGTACTATCAAACCAAAACGGGGCAAGTTATTTCCGATGACGATGCAAAGGCTATTATAAAAGTTGCGTTTACCTGCCTCACAAAAATTGACCAGAGCCGTGCTGTTCGTAACCGGATGACACTGGCTGAGATAACCAACATTCTTGGCGATAAGCGATACACATCGAAGGAGGTTGGTGTTGTACTGAATATATTCCGCGAGCCCGGCAATACTTTTATTCGTCCGTTTATTACCGATGATCCGGATACCCAAACCTTGCGGGATGATGATGTGCTTGACATTACCCATGAAAGTTTAATTCGTAACTGGGAGTACCTGGAACAGTGGGCGAAAGAAGAGTTTGATAACTACACGGTGTCGCTTGATTTTGAGCAACAGCTAAGCCGCTGGGTGGAAAGCAAAAAATCAAATGGCTTTTTATTATCCATCGGGCAACTTACCTATTTTGAAAACTGGTACAACAAGGTGAAGCCCAATGTGTACTGGATTGCCCGCTACCTGCCCGAAGACATTGCGCAGAACAAGAAACTGACCCGGGCGAGGCAGGTGCTGAGCAACTCGCAGGAATTCTTGCAACGAAGCGCACGTAAGCATGCGGTTACCCGCACTGTAATGCGCTATGGGGCGCGAAGAATTGCCGCGGTATTGGGCGTACTCATTGTGTTAACACTCAGTTCGTTTGCTGTACGCGATTATTTCAAAAGGCAAAACAGCTATGTGCTAAAGTCCATTTATGAACAAACACTGACCTTGGCGGCTAACCCCAAGGTAAACTACTTTGACCGGATTAACCTGATTGTGGAGCAGTTGAAGCAGGGAATAACAACAATCCCGAAAGTAGTTTCTTCCATTAACGATCCGGTTGAGCGCGAGCACATTGCTGCAGGGATTTCAACTATGCTTATCTTTTACGGTGGTGATGAGCCGAAGAAGGAAATTTTCGAAAGCCTTGCCCTTACCGATAGCCTGCTGAGCCAGTTTGATTACTCGACACTTTCAACTGCGGAACTCTCTAAAATACTCAGACGGATAGTTGAATTCCGGGTAACGCTGGAGTTTGCTTACCAGCACAACCCGGATGAACAGATTGACGCCTGGCGAAAACAAAATGCCAAGCGTTCGGCCGATTGGGTGAATTACATTTTATCCAAACAACCTGCTGATTTCCACGACATCCAGAATTTTAACCTGGCGTTGGAAAATGCGCTCATTCACAAGGTTGATGAAAAGCAGGTTGCAGAATGGCTAGCTGTTTTATCGCCATTTGAAAGCAATGAACAGTCTTCCTGGGTTAAATCAAACTACGATAGGGAAAAATTCCTGGTGCGTGGAGCGCAGGATTACGGCTTCCGGCATAACGGCTTGTACCAGGTGCTGGCCTATCTATATGCAGCTTCAGGGAATTCACCCAAATCACTGCAGTGTATGGATACCCTGCTGCGTTACAGCCAGCAGAACTTTCAGCTGGATTATGCGACAGGAGCTGACAATGCAGCGAACATTGCAGCCATGTACTTCAGGTATGGAAAAACAGGTGATGAACTGGGCCAGTTTGTGCAAGGCTATTGCCGGAAGAAAGGCATCAGCGAAGAGAATTTTTATGACCGGATGATTGGTCGTACCCTTCAATATTATCTTGGTGCACCGTCAAACCTTCACTTGCTACCGTTTTTTGATGTAAACTCCAACCTCATTCTGCAGTTTCCCGGAAGGAGCTACCTCACCCGGTATTTTCAAAAACTCCGCACCGTCATTGAATCAACAATCAAAGACCGGAATCAGCAGTACTATCAACTGGCGCTCTCCTATAAAAATGAGGGTATCATGAAATCGTTTAACAAAGAAAGCCCGCTTGCGGGTGAACTTCCTGTAACCGGTTATTTCGATAAGGCCGTTGACTACTTTACAAAGATTGATGCCGGCTACCTTAATCAATCCGAAACTATGCTGGGTGTGTCGGGCGCTGACCAGCTTGTTGTGCCGCGCAAATACCTTTTTGTATACCCCGATATTCGCTACCCGTTCCATCCCCAGGAGCCCCGTAGCTTCATGTTTTTTTATTACAGCGATGTGTGGATGAGCTATATTCTTGACCGTAACCTGTTCAGCCAGTTTTACCCGACTGCCAGCGAGTTGGGTTATCTGACCACCTGGTTCAAAGATTACAACCAGAAAATATGGGCACCCATTTATTTTGTAGCGAAACCTATACGGACTGAAGTTTTTGCAAAGCTGGAGGCCGAAATTTCAAAACACAACTATGCCGGAGCGGCCGACCTCAATTGGATGCATTTGTATGCCGGCCGTGATGCCGAGCTGGCGGGCGATACCACCGGCATGCTGCGCTACTACCGCAACTTAAAACCGGCTACGTTCCTGAACCTGTTGCGTTCAAAGGAATTTCCGGGCCAGGCTAACGGCCAATCGCTTCGGCTGATCGCGTATGCCGTAAAAGCCTTTGCCAAACACGGCTACTTTGATGAAGGCTACAACCTGTTGAGTGCATTTAAAAAACCATTGAACCGTTCATCGGTCTATGCACTGGCATCGGTGTTATTGCAACTGGAGAAAGGCGATGAAGCGCGTTCACAACAGTTGCTGGATTCGGCCATGGTGGAGTTGCATCGTGTGGGAAGCATTACCACAGGCCAGCCTCACCGGCAGGTGGTGGCTTACGCCTTAACATTGCGTGATCCTGTATTGAACTCAGAAGAAGCCAATCGTCTTATCAAAAACCTGTTTGGAAAATCCAATGCGCAACAACGCGTAACGGCCGCGCACGGGTTTCATGGAAAGTTGTATGAAGGCAGGCAATATTTTCCACCGCTGATCAGCGATACGGACCAGGCCATTTTTAATTGGTACCTGTTGTATGGCTATCGGCTTGGCTTAAACACCTTGCCCGAATCGTGGAAACAAGTTGACCGGAACATACCGAGGCCACAAACTGAATTTATAATTTACATAGATGAAAACATCTGA
- a CDS encoding membrane dipeptidase, whose translation MVTRRKFIQSTATLATGAALVQPLFSFTPFVTIPCFDLHTHPGIFFAKGSEQYPGDAAFKKTLSEMKDGNVAGAFFSLVADARIIKVGPDGVRPFGNFAKGEAWIDYKRQLGLVREAIQTSTSVVLATEKSTFDKNPGKVSAFISIEGGDYLEGDAGRLEEMYNDGIRSIQLVHYHPNELGDLQTESPQHNGLSLAGVEAVKRMNKLGMLIDVAHASYETTKAVAEVTTHPIMLSHSMLHNGSQHPVAKRMVSVDHARVVAGTDGVIGVWPSGLNADLADFVDNTLRLVDVVGIDHVGLGTDMDANFRPVLSSYLQVGEWLNGLQAKGLSDKDVAKIAGGNARRILNKVLRS comes from the coding sequence ATGGTGACACGCAGAAAATTTATCCAATCAACTGCTACCCTGGCAACAGGCGCAGCGCTGGTTCAACCGTTATTCAGTTTTACCCCTTTCGTAACAATACCGTGTTTTGATTTACACACCCACCCGGGTATTTTTTTTGCCAAAGGCAGTGAGCAGTATCCGGGTGATGCCGCGTTTAAGAAGACGTTATCAGAGATGAAAGATGGCAATGTGGCCGGAGCATTTTTTTCGCTGGTGGCCGATGCGCGCATCATTAAAGTAGGCCCGGATGGCGTCCGGCCTTTTGGAAATTTTGCAAAAGGCGAGGCCTGGATAGATTACAAACGCCAGCTTGGTTTGGTGAGGGAGGCAATTCAGACTTCCACGTCCGTTGTGTTGGCAACGGAAAAGAGTACGTTTGATAAAAATCCAGGAAAGGTATCGGCCTTCATTTCAATTGAAGGTGGCGATTACCTGGAGGGCGATGCCGGCCGCCTGGAAGAAATGTATAACGATGGCATCCGGTCCATTCAACTGGTTCACTACCACCCAAACGAGTTGGGCGATTTACAAACCGAATCCCCGCAGCACAACGGTCTTTCGCTAGCGGGTGTTGAAGCGGTAAAACGAATGAACAAACTCGGTATGCTCATTGATGTGGCGCATGCCAGTTATGAAACAACCAAAGCGGTTGCCGAAGTCACAACGCATCCCATCATGCTGTCGCACAGTATGCTTCATAACGGCAGTCAGCACCCCGTAGCCAAGCGAATGGTATCGGTTGATCATGCACGTGTTGTAGCCGGCACCGATGGTGTTATCGGTGTGTGGCCCAGCGGATTGAATGCGGACCTCGCTGATTTTGTTGACAACACCCTGCGACTGGTTGACGTGGTTGGTATTGATCACGTTGGGCTGGGTACTGACATGGATGCCAACTTCAGGCCTGTACTCTCCAGCTACCTGCAGGTGGGCGAGTGGCTTAACGGTCTGCAAGCGAAGGGGCTCAGTGATAAAGATGTTGCCAAAATTGCCGGTGGCAATGCCAGGCGTATTTTGAATAAAGTGCTTCGCAGCTAG
- a CDS encoding PrsW family intramembrane metalloprotease: MHTFFLVTIALTPGIAIAIYMYTHDKHEPEPIQLLLLSFFYGALSLGVNLAIALPVDSLIHISEKNLTNQAVYAFGVVAFLEEFSKFIFVRGILYRNNNFNEPLDGIVYSVMVGMGFATAENIIYVLQGGGGTAIVRMFSAIPAHALFAVLMGYWLGKAKFTNTREFYYGTVALVVATLFHGIYDYFLFISFVPGIWVWSFVSLIIAFALARKAVRLHQAASPFIDTKKETQEIVIKPD; encoded by the coding sequence GTGCATACCTTCTTTCTTGTCACCATTGCACTAACGCCCGGCATTGCCATTGCCATTTACATGTATACGCATGACAAACATGAACCTGAGCCAATACAATTGCTATTACTGAGTTTCTTTTATGGGGCGCTTAGTTTAGGCGTTAACCTGGCCATAGCCCTTCCGGTGGATTCACTCATTCACATTAGCGAAAAGAACCTTACCAACCAGGCGGTATATGCTTTTGGCGTAGTGGCCTTCCTGGAAGAGTTCAGCAAATTTATTTTTGTTAGAGGAATTCTGTATCGAAACAATAACTTCAATGAACCACTTGATGGTATCGTATATTCCGTAATGGTGGGCATGGGCTTTGCTACAGCCGAGAATATCATTTACGTTTTACAGGGGGGTGGAGGTACTGCCATTGTTCGGATGTTTTCGGCCATACCGGCACATGCCCTCTTTGCCGTGCTGATGGGCTATTGGTTAGGCAAAGCAAAGTTCACAAATACCCGCGAGTTTTATTATGGTACGGTAGCCTTAGTGGTGGCCACACTTTTCCATGGTATTTACGATTACTTTCTTTTTATTTCCTTCGTTCCCGGTATTTGGGTATGGTCATTTGTTTCCCTGATTATTGCCTTTGCATTGGCGCGGAAAGCTGTGCGGCTCCATCAAGCGGCATCGCCATTTATCGATACCAAAAAAGAAACACAAGAAATTGTCATTAAACCGGATTAA
- a CDS encoding aminotransferase class V-fold PLP-dependent enzyme has translation MDKRTFLKSISLVAVSSSLPTLKAMDKIINKVSHLPAEAVASDEDFWETVRDGYRLKPDYINLENGYYCFLPQETLENHIDHIREINYQGSYYMRTVQWENKRKAAARLASIAGCSPEELIITRNTTESLDMIIGGQDWKKGDEAVMAEQDYGSMLGMFKQVQKRYGVVLKTISVPNHPKSDEEIVQLYEKVITPKTKLLMVCHMINITGQILPIRKICDMAHRKNVKVMVDGAHAFAHIKFSIPDLGCDFYGSSLHKWLSVPLGAGILYVKKEHINSIWPVFAPFDDKADDIYRLNNVGTHPVHTILAINNAIDYYEKIGAERKEARLRYLQNYWTSKVRDLPHIVFNTPADPGRSCGIANVGVKGMKPQDLAKTLMDNYKIFTVAIDGANVHGCRITPNIYTTTQELDVFVKALKELG, from the coding sequence ATGGACAAACGAACATTTTTAAAAAGCATTTCATTGGTGGCCGTAAGTAGCAGCCTACCAACATTAAAGGCCATGGATAAAATTATTAACAAGGTAAGCCACTTGCCCGCTGAAGCTGTGGCCAGCGATGAGGACTTTTGGGAAACCGTTCGCGATGGCTACCGGCTTAAGCCGGATTACATCAACCTTGAAAACGGATACTATTGTTTTCTGCCACAGGAAACATTAGAAAACCATATTGATCATATTCGGGAAATCAATTACCAGGGATCGTACTACATGCGTACGGTACAATGGGAGAACAAACGCAAAGCCGCAGCTCGCCTGGCCAGTATTGCCGGATGCTCACCTGAGGAATTGATCATTACCCGTAACACAACCGAATCGCTGGATATGATTATAGGCGGGCAGGATTGGAAAAAAGGCGATGAGGCAGTGATGGCCGAACAGGATTATGGCTCCATGCTGGGCATGTTCAAGCAAGTTCAAAAACGCTACGGTGTTGTACTGAAAACAATTTCAGTACCTAATCATCCAAAAAGTGATGAAGAGATAGTGCAGCTTTATGAAAAGGTCATTACGCCAAAAACAAAATTGCTGATGGTTTGCCACATGATCAACATCACCGGGCAAATACTTCCTATCCGTAAGATCTGTGACATGGCCCATCGAAAAAATGTAAAGGTGATGGTGGACGGAGCGCATGCCTTTGCGCACATCAAATTTTCTATTCCGGATTTGGGCTGTGATTTTTATGGATCAAGTTTGCATAAGTGGTTAAGTGTACCACTCGGAGCAGGAATCCTGTATGTAAAGAAAGAACACATCAATTCCATATGGCCGGTGTTTGCACCTTTCGATGACAAAGCGGATGACATTTACCGGCTCAACAATGTAGGAACGCACCCCGTCCACACCATATTGGCCATTAATAATGCCATTGATTACTACGAAAAAATAGGGGCAGAAAGAAAGGAAGCAAGGCTTCGGTATTTGCAAAACTACTGGACTAGTAAAGTTCGCGATTTACCGCACATTGTTTTTAACACACCGGCTGATCCTGGGCGCTCGTGCGGTATTGCCAATGTGGGTGTTAAGGGAATGAAGCCACAAGATCTGGCCAAGACACTGATGGATAACTACAAGATATTTACCGTGGCTATTGATGGAGCCAACGTGCACGGATGCCGGATAACCCCGAACATCTACACCACCACCCAGGAACTGGATGTGTTTGTTAAAGCTTTGAAGGAATTAGGATGA
- a CDS encoding tetratricopeptide repeat protein — protein MPSIIPGYEYDIFISYRHKDNKYDGWVSEFVNNLKKEISATFKEDLSIYFDENPQDGLLETQHVDKSLEGKLKCLIFIPILSQTYCDTKSFAWKHEFCAFNELATNDQFGMYIRLANGNVNSRILPIRIHELDDQDHALLEQELGGTLRAIDFIYRTPGVNRPLRAQEDEPKENLNHTFYRDQINKVANTIKKLVAGIRMTNPGSEKVSPETNAFAEEETKQPLRKRYLFLAVPMLALLCALFFYFKFGNDTTTTTVEKSIAVLPFADLSAENDQEYFSDGLSEELLNLLAKIPNLKVISRTSAFSFKGKNEDIREIGKKLGVENILEGSVRKSDTKIRITAQLIKVKDGSHIWSKTYDRNLDDIFKVQDEIANAVVQELKITLLGHELHVAPANSEAFNLYLQGKYFFAKRDRDNVERAIDRFNQALALEENNPTIWASLSIAYASQANNGYIDAATGFDKAREAALKAINLDDNVALGHYALAYIKTSYDWDWADADAEFKKALSLDPANIGAINGMANLALALGRFDEATALYKKALELDPLRPIIRINLGMTMMHNNQPRQASEILQQALDLNPGFPTAHYRLGLSYLLQNKVDDAIRELNLERIEDWRLHGLALAASKQSMNKADSLLQTFIKNYGNVSAFQVAEVYGYRNENDRAFEWLEKAYQQRDGGLGTLLGNPWLRGLESDPRYYSFLKKMGFKTN, from the coding sequence ATGCCTTCTATTATCCCCGGTTACGAATACGACATCTTCATCTCTTACCGTCATAAAGACAACAAATACGATGGGTGGGTAAGCGAGTTTGTTAACAATCTTAAAAAAGAAATCTCGGCCACTTTTAAAGAAGACCTGTCAATTTATTTTGACGAGAACCCGCAAGATGGTTTGCTGGAAACCCAGCATGTTGATAAAAGCCTGGAAGGTAAATTAAAATGCCTGATCTTTATCCCCATACTTTCACAAACCTATTGCGATACCAAAAGTTTTGCATGGAAGCATGAGTTCTGCGCATTCAATGAACTGGCCACCAACGATCAGTTCGGCATGTATATTCGGCTGGCAAACGGAAATGTAAACAGCCGAATTTTACCCATCCGCATCCATGAACTGGACGACCAGGACCATGCCTTACTGGAGCAGGAACTTGGCGGAACCCTTCGTGCCATTGATTTCATTTACAGGACACCCGGTGTAAACAGGCCACTTCGTGCACAAGAAGATGAGCCCAAGGAAAATCTCAACCATACCTTTTATCGCGACCAGATAAACAAAGTTGCGAACACCATAAAAAAGTTAGTGGCCGGTATCCGCATGACAAACCCCGGCAGCGAGAAAGTTTCACCTGAGACCAATGCATTTGCAGAAGAAGAGACAAAACAGCCCTTGCGGAAAAGATATCTGTTTCTTGCAGTACCCATGCTTGCCTTGCTATGTGCTTTGTTTTTCTATTTCAAATTTGGGAACGACACAACTACCACAACAGTTGAAAAATCAATTGCCGTACTTCCGTTTGCCGATTTAAGCGCGGAAAACGACCAGGAATATTTCTCTGACGGCCTAAGCGAAGAGTTACTCAACTTACTGGCCAAAATTCCAAATCTTAAAGTTATCTCCCGCACATCGGCCTTTTCGTTTAAAGGTAAAAATGAAGATATACGTGAAATCGGAAAAAAACTTGGCGTTGAAAATATATTAGAGGGCAGTGTACGAAAGTCGGATACGAAAATCAGGATAACAGCACAGCTTATAAAAGTTAAGGATGGGAGCCACATTTGGTCAAAAACGTATGACCGTAACCTGGATGACATCTTTAAAGTGCAGGATGAAATTGCGAATGCCGTTGTTCAGGAATTAAAAATTACCCTTTTAGGGCATGAACTTCATGTTGCACCTGCAAATTCCGAAGCCTTCAACCTATACCTGCAAGGCAAATATTTCTTCGCCAAACGTGACCGGGATAATGTAGAGCGTGCAATTGATCGGTTTAATCAGGCACTGGCCTTGGAAGAAAACAACCCAACCATTTGGGCATCGCTTTCCATTGCTTATGCTTCGCAGGCCAACAACGGTTATATCGATGCAGCAACAGGTTTCGATAAAGCACGTGAAGCTGCACTCAAGGCAATAAACCTGGATGATAATGTAGCCCTTGGGCATTATGCATTGGCCTATATAAAAACATCCTACGATTGGGACTGGGCCGATGCCGATGCCGAATTTAAAAAAGCCCTTTCGCTTGACCCCGCCAACATCGGTGCCATTAACGGTATGGCTAACCTGGCCCTTGCCCTCGGGCGGTTCGATGAAGCCACTGCCCTCTACAAAAAAGCGCTCGAACTTGATCCGCTGCGTCCCATTATCCGGATTAACCTGGGCATGACGATGATGCACAACAACCAACCCCGTCAGGCAAGCGAAATACTTCAGCAAGCACTTGATCTGAATCCTGGATTTCCAACAGCCCATTACAGGTTGGGTTTAAGTTACCTGTTGCAAAACAAAGTTGACGATGCCATTCGTGAATTGAACCTGGAAAGAATTGAAGACTGGAGACTACATGGCCTTGCGTTGGCTGCATCAAAACAAAGCATGAATAAGGCAGATTCGCTCCTGCAAACATTTATCAAAAACTATGGTAATGTAAGTGCCTTTCAGGTTGCCGAAGTTTACGGATATCGAAATGAAAACGACCGCGCTTTTGAATGGCTTGAAAAAGCTTACCAACAACGCGATGGCGGTTTGGGTACACTGCTTGGAAACCCCTGGTTAAGGGGACTTGAATCCGATCCGCGGTATTACTCTTTTCTAAAAAAAATGGGGTTTAAAACCAACTAA